In Actinotignum schaalii, the sequence GCGTGAATACCGCGCGGAGGCACCTTCGCTCCCGTCCATATTGCGCGGCAAGCCCACAATCACTTCGATGGCGCCACGCTCGCGCACCTCGCGAGCAACCTCACTCACGTCCGTGCCGTTCGCGGGGAGCGTGGCGACCGGAGTGGCGAGGATACCGTCGCTATCGCAACTGGCCACGCCGGTGCGTGCCCGCCCTACATCCACTCCGATCCGTACGCCTCGCCGCATTAGCCGCGCAGCTCCGCTTCCAGAACCGCGAGGGCTTCATCCAGCTTCGTCACATCCGAGCCGCCGCCCTGCGCGAGGTCCGGCTTGCCGCCGCCGCCCCCGCCCAGGATCTTCGCCGCGCGCGAGACCAGCGCCCCGGCCTTCATCCCGGCACTGCGCGCCGCTTCGGACGCCGCCACCACGATGAGGGGCCGCTCATTGCTAATCCCGGTAATAATCACGATGAAATCATCGGAAGGCGCCAGCCGCCCGCGGACCTCCGTGGCGAGCACCCGCAGGTCATCCGCGCTATCCACCACGCCCAGGTGGGCGCGGTAGAGAGTGCGATTGCCCAGGTGCACGCCCTGGGAAATAACCGTATCTACCTGCCCCACAATATCCTTCTGGCGCAGCGCCGCGATTTGCTTTTCGGCGGCCTTGAGCTTGCCGAGCATGGTGTCGATACGCTCGGGGAGTTCCTCCGGGCGCACCCCCATCATCGCGGTGAGCTGGGAAACCAGGGCGCGTTCGCGGGCCCCCTGCGCGTAGGCGCTTTCACCCACCAGCGCGTCAATACGGCGCACCCCGGAGCCGATGGAGGATTCACCCAGCACGGTAATCATCCCGATTTCCCCGGTGTTCGCCACGTGGGTGCCGGCGCAGAATTCCCGCGACCAGGCATCATCAATGGAGACCACCCGCACGATATCGCCGTACTTCTCCCCGAAGAGCATCTGCGCCCCGAGTTTCTTGGCTTCTTCAATCGGGTATTCGGCCCACGTGACTTCCAGGTTGTCCTGGAGGCGCTCATTGGCGCGTGCTTCGATCTGCGTCATCACGTCCACCGGGATTTGCGAACCGTGCCGGAAGTCGAAACGGAGCCGCGAGGGAGCATCCTCGGAGCCGGCCTGGGTGGCCTGCTCGCCGATGAACTCGTGGAGCACCTTGTGGATCATATGGGTCGCGGTATGCGCCTGGGCGATCCGGTGGCGGCGCAGGGTATCGATCTGCGCGTGCACGATATCGCCCACCGCGATGGTCCCTTCGGTCAGCGAGCCACGGTGCACATGCAGCCCCTTGACGGGCGCCTGCACGTCTACGACGTCGAACATCCCGCCCCCGGCCACGCTAATGGTGCCGTGATCGGCCAGCTGCCCGCCCATTTCGGCATAGAAGGGGGTCTTGTCCAAAATAACATCGGCATCGGAGGGTGCACTCACCGCCGGCACCGGCACCCCGTTTTCGAGGATGGCCACCACGCGCGCTTCCGCGGCCTTTTCGAAGTAGCCGAGGAAGGAGGTGGGTCCGCCCTGCGCATCGAGAATCTCATGGTACACGTGGGCGTCCACGTGCCCGGTTTTCTTCGCCTGCGCATCGGCCCGCGCGCGTTCGCGCTGCTCGGTCATGAGGGCCCGGAAGCCCTTTTCGTCCACGTCCACACCCTTTTCGGCCGCCATTTCCAGGGTGAGGTCAATGGGGAATCCGTAGGTGTCATGCAGGGTGAAAGCCGCCGATCCGGGAATAATCACCTTGCCGGTATGCGGCGCGCTCTTTGCGCTATCCACGGCCGCCGCGAAAATCTGTTCGCCGGTGGCCAGGGTGCGCCGGAAGGCGGCTTCTTCTTCCACCGCCACCTGGCGGATCTGCCCGAAGTTTTCCTCCAGATCGGGGTAGGACTCCTTCATGGCGTTCTTCGAGGTTTCCACCAGGTCGCCGAGGACCGCGGCATCCACCCCGAGCAGGCGGATCGACCGGATGGCCCGCCGCATGAGCCGGCGCAGCACGTAGCCGCGTCCGTCATTGCCCGGGCGCACGCCGTCGTTAATAAGCATCATGGCTGAACGCACGTGGTCGGCGATCACGCGCATGCGGACGTCGTCTTCTTCGTTCGCGCCGTAGGTACGCCCGGTGAGTTCCTGGGTGCGGGCAATAACCGGCCAGACCTCATCGGTTTCGTACATATTATTTTTGCCCTGGAGCAGGAAGGCGATACGTTCCAGGCCCGCGCCGGTATCGATAGCGGTTTGGTCCAGCTCCCCGAGCAGCGGGTAGTCCTTTCCGGAGCCTTCCCCGCGCCGGTACTGGTCGAAAACGAGGTTCCACACTTCCAGGTAGCGGTCCCCGCCCGGGTCCACGGTTCCGCCCACGGCGTCCGGCCCGTATTCGGGGCCGCGGTCGTAATGGATTTCCGCGCAGGGACCGGCCGGTCCGGGCTGGCCCGTGGACCAGAAAATTTCTTCCCGGGTCAGTTTGACGATATGGGCCGGGTTCACGCCCACCTCAACGAGCTTGTTGAAGGAGACCTCATCTTCTTCCCAGATGGTCACCCACATCCGCTCGATTTCCAGGCCGTAGCCGCCTTCGTCCAGCGGGGCGCACAGCAGCCCGAAGGCCAGGTCGATAGCGCCTTCCTTGAAGTAGTCCCCGAAGGAGAAATTGCCGCACATTTGGAAGAAGGTACCGTGTCGCGTGGTTTTGCCCACGTTATCGATATCATTCGTACGAATGCACTTCTGCACCGAGGCTACCCTCGGCCACGGAGCTCGCTGGGTTCCCACGATATAAGGAATGAAGGGAACCATGCCGGCGATCGTGAACAAAATGGACGGATCGGGCGACACGAGGGGCACGGACGGCTCAATATGATGGTCGTGCTTCGCGAAGTAATCCAGCCAGCGCCGGCGAATCTCAGCGGTGCGCATACGTATTTGTCTCCTTATGGCTTATGTGGCCGAGCCGGCCACGCACCTATGGTACAGGCTCTCCCGCCCGCTATTTTCGAGGCACGGGCGGGAGTGGCATATTTTTTACGACGACGCCGCGGCTACCTGCGTGGGCACTGCAAGCAGCGGCGGGCATCGCTGTCACATAGCTACCAAGCTATGAAATAAAGAAAGGGCACACCTTTCCGGGTGCACCCTTCCTGACGTCCCACTGATTTAGCGGGAGTAGTATTCGACGATCATCTGGACATCAGCCTGGACCGGAACTTCCACGCGGCGCGGGCGGCGCACCAGGGTGAACTTTAGCTTCTCCAGGTCAACATCAAGATATTCGGGAACCGCGGGGAGCACATCGCGGTGCGCGCCCTGCGCGGCCACGAGGAACTGCGGGGAGGCCTGCGACTTCGGCTTGACCTGCACAACCTGGCCCGGGGTTACGCGGTAGGAGGGGAGGTTGACGATCTTGCCGTCCACCATCACGTGGGAGTGGCCCACAACCTGGCGAGCCTGGGCGATGGTACGCGCGAAGCCGGCGCGCAGCACCAGGGCATCGAGGCGCATTTCCAGCAGCTCCACGAGGTTTTCACCGGCCAGACCATCCTGGCGGCGCGCTTCTTCCCACACGCGGCGCATCTGCGCTTCGCGGATGCCGTACTGGGCGCGCAGGCGCTGCTTTTCCTTGAGACGGACCGAGTAGTCGGAATCCTTGGTGCGGCCGCGGCCGTGCTCACCGGGACGGTAGGGGCGGCGCTGCATATAGCGCTCAGCCTTCGGGGTGAGGGCGATGCCCAGGGCGCGCGACTGACGCACGGCCTTACGAGAACGATTTCCTGCCATGAATAATCTCCTGTAGATGTACGTTCCAGCGCCGAGCGGCGCCGGTTCGGGGCCAACACAATCGGCTAAGACCCCAGGTGTTACTTCTCGCAAAGCAACCGAACTAGTGTATCAGTTCTCCCGGCCCAGCACCTCGCGGTTACGGGCCAGGCGCGGGGTGATATTCGCCTCGTAGCCGCGGGTGGTCGGTTCGTAATACCGGGTGCCTTCCAGGCCCTCCGGCATAAATTGCATGGGGGCGATACCTTCCTCGTAATCGTGGGCGTAGCGGTAGCCCTCCCCGTAGCCGCGTTCGGCAGCGCCTTTGAAGGAAGCATTGCGCAGCGGCAGGGGCACCGGGGCGCTTTTCCCGGCCCGCACATCGGCAATCGCGGCATTAATAGCGCGGTAGGCCCGGTTGGATTTCGGGGCGGTCGCCAGGTGAACCACGGCTTCCGCCAGAATAATCCGCGCTTCGGGCATCCCCACCAGCGCCACGGCCTGGGCCGCCGCGGTGGCGGTTTGCAGTGCGGAAGGATCGGCCAGCCCCACATCTTCGGCCGCGGAAATCATGAGGCGGCGCGCGATGAACCGCGGGTCCTCCCCCGCTTCCAACATGCGCGCCAGATAATGCATCGCCGCATCCACATCCGAGCCGCGGATCGACTTGATAAAGGCGGAAATCACCTGGTAATGCTCGTCACCATCGCGGTCGTAGCGCACGGTGGCGCCATCGGCGGCCCGCGCCACATCCTCCACGCTCACCCGGTGTTCCCCGCGGGCGCGCGCCCCGTCCACCGCGGCTTCCAGGAGAGTTAGGCTGCGGCGCCCGTCCGCCCCGGCCAGGCGCACCAGGTTAAATTCCGCATCCTCGTCCAGGGTATATGCCCCGCCCAGCCCGCGCTCACTGGTGAGGGCCCGATTGATGATGGCGCGGATATCGTCGTCGTTCAAACCGCGTAGCGTGACGAGAAGCGAGCGTGAGAGCAGCGGCGCCACTACGGAAAAGGCCGGATTTTCGGTGGTCGCGGCCACCAGGATCACCCACCCGTTTTCCACGGCCGGTAGCAGCGCGTCCTGCTGTGTTTTCGAGAAGCGGTGCACTTCGTCAATAAAGAGCACGGTTTCGGTGCCGCTACTCACCAGCTTGCGCCGGGCACTCTCCACCGCGGCGCGCACATCTTTCACCCCGGCGCTCACCGCGGAGAGTTCAATAAAATCGCGCTGCCCGGACCGGGCAATGAGGTACGCGAGAGTTGTTTTCCCCACCCCGGGCGGTCCCCACAAGAATACCGACGACGGCGCAGACCCGGCCTCCGCGTCAATGAGGCGGCGCAAGGGCGCACCGCGAGCGAGCACCTCATCCTGACCTACCACCTCGGCGGCCGTGCGCGGGCGCATCCGCACCGCCAGCGGGCCGGTATCAGAATCGGGCACCCCGCGGGCATCAACTTGGCTACTTTCGAAGAGATCCACCCTCCCAGTCTACGAGCTCGGCGCTTGGGCGCAGGCGCGGGGTGGGCGAGCCACCCAGCACGATGCCCGGCGACCCGGCGCGCGCGGGCCGAGCACCGGGTACGGGTGGCGGGTACGGGCGTCACTACGGGCAGCGTGCGCGAAAGCTCCAGGTCAAGCGTTCAAAGATGGCTTAAAAACCGCTATTTTTCGGGAAAATGAGCGATAATAGAGCCATGACAGAGTTGTTAGCGCGTGCCTCTATTCGCCACCCGTGGAGAGTCATCATCACCTGGATATTGTGCGCCGTTGTTGCCGGTATCGCCGCACTGTCAGGTTTCGGTCAGGGAGGCCTGTTCTCCCGCATGTCCTCCACCCAGGGCCTCACCACCGGAACGGAATCCGCTCGCGTCCTGGAACTCACCGATTCCCAGGGCGATTACCGCATGGTGGCCGTGATCCACGGTGCCACCGATCCGCAGGAACTCACCGCTGATATTGCTGATCTCAGTGAGGGGATCGCGAAAATCTCGGGTGTTGCCAGCGCGGTGAGCTCGCCCTCCCTCGTGCGGGAAGCCGAAGCGGAAGGCGCAGCCCAGGCGGAGGAGAAAGCGCGCGCGGAGTACCAGAAGGCCGCCGCCGCGGCCCAGCAGCAACTCGCCGCCCAGATTGAGGCGGCTACCGCGCAGCTCATGCGCGCCGGTATGCCGCGCGAGGCAGCCCAAGCCCGCGCCACCCAGGAGGCGAGCGCCGCCGCGGCCGCGGCCCAGGCGGGCCAGCCCAGTGAGGAAGAAGTCATCGCTTCCGCGCGTGAAGAAGGCGTCACCACCGCGCGTACTCAGGCGAACGAGGAAACGGCCGGTTTGCGCGCCGCGGACGGTTTCGCCCTCGTCATCACCTTCACCTCGGATGCGAAGAGCGAAGCCACCGAAGCCGAAGTCCAGCAGGCGCTTGATTCTTTCGCGGCCGCTCACTCTGTCCAGGTGGATGCCACCTCCGCGAACGCCGCGATGACCGCTATTAACGATGTGGCCCGCCACGATCTGGTGCGCGGGGAAGCCATTGGCCTGCCCGTGGCCCTCATTCTCATGGTGCTGGTCTTCGGCGGGGTCCTCACCGCCCTCATGCCG encodes:
- the rpsD gene encoding 30S ribosomal protein S4: MAGNRSRKAVRQSRALGIALTPKAERYMQRRPYRPGEHGRGRTKDSDYSVRLKEKQRLRAQYGIREAQMRRVWEEARRQDGLAGENLVELLEMRLDALVLRAGFARTIAQARQVVGHSHVMVDGKIVNLPSYRVTPGQVVQVKPKSQASPQFLVAAQGAHRDVLPAVPEYLDVDLEKLKFTLVRRPRRVEVPVQADVQMIVEYYSR
- a CDS encoding replication-associated recombination protein A translates to MDLFESSQVDARGVPDSDTGPLAVRMRPRTAAEVVGQDEVLARGAPLRRLIDAEAGSAPSSVFLWGPPGVGKTTLAYLIARSGQRDFIELSAVSAGVKDVRAAVESARRKLVSSGTETVLFIDEVHRFSKTQQDALLPAVENGWVILVAATTENPAFSVVAPLLSRSLLVTLRGLNDDDIRAIINRALTSERGLGGAYTLDEDAEFNLVRLAGADGRRSLTLLEAAVDGARARGEHRVSVEDVARAADGATVRYDRDGDEHYQVISAFIKSIRGSDVDAAMHYLARMLEAGEDPRFIARRLMISAAEDVGLADPSALQTATAAAQAVALVGMPEARIILAEAVVHLATAPKSNRAYRAINAAIADVRAGKSAPVPLPLRNASFKGAAERGYGEGYRYAHDYEEGIAPMQFMPEGLEGTRYYEPTTRGYEANITPRLARNREVLGREN
- the alaS gene encoding alanine--tRNA ligase; the encoded protein is MRTAEIRRRWLDYFAKHDHHIEPSVPLVSPDPSILFTIAGMVPFIPYIVGTQRAPWPRVASVQKCIRTNDIDNVGKTTRHGTFFQMCGNFSFGDYFKEGAIDLAFGLLCAPLDEGGYGLEIERMWVTIWEEDEVSFNKLVEVGVNPAHIVKLTREEIFWSTGQPGPAGPCAEIHYDRGPEYGPDAVGGTVDPGGDRYLEVWNLVFDQYRRGEGSGKDYPLLGELDQTAIDTGAGLERIAFLLQGKNNMYETDEVWPVIARTQELTGRTYGANEEDDVRMRVIADHVRSAMMLINDGVRPGNDGRGYVLRRLMRRAIRSIRLLGVDAAVLGDLVETSKNAMKESYPDLEENFGQIRQVAVEEEAAFRRTLATGEQIFAAAVDSAKSAPHTGKVIIPGSAAFTLHDTYGFPIDLTLEMAAEKGVDVDEKGFRALMTEQRERARADAQAKKTGHVDAHVYHEILDAQGGPTSFLGYFEKAAEARVVAILENGVPVPAVSAPSDADVILDKTPFYAEMGGQLADHGTISVAGGGMFDVVDVQAPVKGLHVHRGSLTEGTIAVGDIVHAQIDTLRRHRIAQAHTATHMIHKVLHEFIGEQATQAGSEDAPSRLRFDFRHGSQIPVDVMTQIEARANERLQDNLEVTWAEYPIEEAKKLGAQMLFGEKYGDIVRVVSIDDAWSREFCAGTHVANTGEIGMITVLGESSIGSGVRRIDALVGESAYAQGARERALVSQLTAMMGVRPEELPERIDTMLGKLKAAEKQIAALRQKDIVGQVDTVISQGVHLGNRTLYRAHLGVVDSADDLRVLATEVRGRLAPSDDFIVIITGISNERPLIVVAASEAARSAGMKAGALVSRAAKILGGGGGGKPDLAQGGGSDVTKLDEALAVLEAELRG